From the Leptotrichia sp. oral taxon 221 genome, one window contains:
- a CDS encoding efflux RND transporter periplasmic adaptor subunit, whose translation MKKETNENIIWLLPTFLVMIILFMIKTCTPSISEKYIVSTIKRENIDLYVDSKAKVEPKDFISIGLDVQLNVDKIYFKEGDKVKKGDVIIKFSDYKAQNIEKELEDKKSILAVKKSQLRYLKNMSEEQLDDKNKIQKLEGEIAAIETELEKIVKNKQLVQRVITSPVNGYIIKINAIKNGTTDASIPVLLIAKDTDLKIVSEKIKLDREIKVGSEATVSFLNQKLLKEDKNLEKLVKVNENGKENKKYSEAGNVNSAVNSEFKVILYKIVDTKDPIIKILEFLPKNFEKDIQNIILNEMLNVRIFLEKKENVLTVPISAVVKKKEKSGEKTFIYVINKENLVIKKEIQIGVTNGEVIEIYGSGINEGQEIIVNPNDKLQNRIIVKRRNIEEEMIEKQKRLMKLENENEKKVKEIEENEREIIKLKRLNVIH comes from the coding sequence TTGAAAAAAGAAACGAATGAAAATATAATTTGGCTATTACCAACATTTTTGGTAATGATAATACTTTTTATGATAAAGACTTGTACTCCATCAATTTCTGAAAAATATATAGTTTCAACGATAAAACGAGAGAATATTGATCTTTATGTAGATTCAAAAGCAAAAGTAGAACCTAAAGATTTTATAAGTATCGGTTTAGATGTACAACTTAATGTTGATAAAATTTATTTTAAAGAAGGCGATAAAGTAAAAAAAGGAGACGTTATAATTAAATTCAGTGATTACAAGGCACAAAATATTGAAAAGGAATTAGAGGACAAAAAGAGTATTTTAGCCGTAAAAAAATCACAACTGAGGTATTTAAAAAATATGTCAGAGGAACAATTAGATGATAAAAATAAAATTCAAAAATTAGAAGGAGAAATAGCAGCTATAGAGACAGAATTGGAAAAAATTGTAAAAAATAAACAGCTTGTGCAGAGGGTGATTACAAGTCCTGTTAATGGATATATTATTAAAATTAATGCCATAAAAAATGGAACTACAGATGCTTCAATTCCTGTATTACTTATTGCAAAAGATACAGACTTAAAAATTGTGAGTGAAAAAATTAAATTAGATCGAGAAATAAAAGTTGGAAGTGAAGCGACGGTAAGTTTTTTGAATCAAAAGTTGTTAAAAGAAGATAAGAATTTAGAAAAATTAGTTAAAGTTAATGAAAATGGAAAAGAAAATAAAAAATATTCAGAAGCAGGAAATGTAAATAGTGCTGTAAATAGTGAATTTAAAGTAATTTTGTATAAAATAGTTGATACAAAAGATCCGATTATTAAAATATTAGAGTTTTTACCAAAAAATTTTGAGAAGGATATTCAGAATATCATTTTGAATGAAATGTTAAATGTAAGAATTTTTCTTGAAAAAAAAGAGAACGTGTTAACGGTTCCTATTAGTGCAGTAGTTAAAAAGAAAGAAAAATCTGGAGAGAAAACGTTTATTTATGTTATAAATAAGGAAAATTTAGTAATTAAAAAAGAGATACAAATAGGTGTGACAAATGGAGAAGTAATTGAAATATATGGCTCTGGAATAAATGAAGGGCAGGAAATAATTGTAAATCCAAATGATAAATTACAAAATAGAATAATTGTGAAACGAAGGAATATTGAGGAAGAAATGATTGAAAAACAAAAAAGATTGATGAAATTAGAGAATGAAAATGAGAAAAAAGTGAAAGAAATAGAAGAGAATGAGAGGGAAATAATAAAATTAAAAAGATTAAACGTAATCCACTAA
- a CDS encoding carbonic anhydrase, whose protein sequence is MFCTLICCMDGRFIHIINEYIRNNYRYKYVDTITDAGPVNKIIYEDYLNSIKDKVVLISMNKHKSDHIFIAGHSDCAGCPIDDETQKNYIRQSVEKMHKDLPHEAVTGLFVYENGEIEVLVDYV, encoded by the coding sequence ATGTTTTGTACTTTAATTTGTTGTATGGATGGAAGATTTATTCATATCATAAATGAATATATTAGAAATAATTATCGTTATAAATACGTTGACACTATTACAGATGCAGGTCCTGTTAATAAAATTATATACGAGGATTATTTAAATTCTATTAAAGATAAAGTTGTTTTAATTTCAATGAATAAACATAAATCTGACCATATTTTTATTGCTGGTCATAGTGATTGCGCTGGATGTCCTATTGATGATGAAACTCAAAAAAATTATATTCGACAATCTGTTGAAAAAATGCATAAAGATTTACCCCATGAAGCAGTTACTGGGCTTTTCGTATATGAAAACGGTGAAATTGAAGTTTTAGTGGATTACGTTTAA
- a CDS encoding DUF896 domain-containing protein, producing MDEIIKKINRFSQLARERELTEEEKKEREEVRKIYLENFKKSVRGHLESIKIVRVDDDGNPINDDGEIIEPEA from the coding sequence ATGGATGAAATAATAAAAAAAATAAATAGATTTTCTCAATTGGCGAGAGAAAGAGAATTAACAGAAGAAGAGAAAAAAGAAAGAGAAGAAGTTAGAAAAATTTATTTAGAGAATTTTAAAAAAAGTGTTAGAGGGCATTTAGAAAGTATAAAAATTGTAAGAGTAGATGATGATGGAAATCCAATTAATGATGACGGAGAAATAATTGAACCAGAAGCATAA
- a CDS encoding HAD family hydrolase — MKYDLVLFDLDGTLVDTSRAIAKVLKCALEELGLKTYTLAESTTLIGGGVSGLVEKILKKEKYPETVVKKEDLLETIRKYYKLYYNHDVKLYDGIDRLLDFLEESSIKKGIVTNKDHLEALNTVEKNMSKWNFVEIIGANDEKHPKKPDPYGVNKIASETNTPLNKVLYVGDMMVDLNTSKNANVDIVYCNWGFGTVINETGIPEDIRVSSVDEIIEKILEK; from the coding sequence ATGAAATATGATTTGGTTTTATTCGATTTAGATGGAACGTTAGTAGATACTTCTAGAGCGATTGCAAAAGTCTTGAAATGTGCGTTAGAAGAGTTAGGATTGAAAACATATACATTGGCTGAAAGTACAACTTTAATTGGTGGAGGAGTTTCTGGTTTAGTAGAGAAAATTTTGAAAAAAGAAAAATATCCTGAAACAGTTGTCAAAAAAGAAGACTTGTTAGAAACAATTAGAAAGTATTACAAATTATATTATAATCATGATGTGAAATTATATGATGGTATTGACAGATTGTTAGACTTTTTGGAAGAAAGTAGTATAAAAAAAGGGATTGTGACAAATAAGGATCATTTAGAAGCATTGAATACTGTAGAAAAAAATATGTCAAAATGGAATTTTGTAGAGATAATAGGGGCTAATGATGAAAAGCATCCTAAAAAGCCAGATCCTTATGGAGTTAATAAAATAGCTTCTGAAACTAATACGCCATTAAATAAGGTTTTATACGTTGGAGATATGATGGTGGATTTAAATACTTCTAAAAACGCAAATGTAGACATAGTTTATTGCAATTGGGGATTTGGAACGGTTATTAATGAAACTGGGATCCCTGAAGATATACGGGTTTCTAGCGTTGATGAAATAATTGAAAAAATCTTGGAGAAATAA